A window of the Sardina pilchardus chromosome 21, fSarPil1.1, whole genome shotgun sequence genome harbors these coding sequences:
- the LOC134069180 gene encoding zinc-binding protein A33-like, with the protein MDTDLEGAALEELHKELTCPVCLDLFREPVILECGHHFCRACIGRCWEAKSEDESTCPQCRKTCTKTLRPNSLLCNVVDSVRRARAMDDARPKDPQPVRRSPSPEASSASCSCEDSETKSDPDMCVEHEEKLKLYCEDDQVAICLVCGMSRDHKTHNVIPINEAFENYKEKLCLALERVGEQRKDAAAYQFQTNDRILLLKERAGELDHQISTEYQELRDFLSRQEEEMKARLRQAKEQKLGQLNDLLTQTTEQMSELELAAKTIHTKLNEEDNPKLLTGVKCFIESAECVFDKPQSVCVELQEGEFVGPLQYRAWKKLNSVLKPAVHTVVLDPSTAYPRLHVSPCGRSVRVGDIQSGLPNNPERFTLYNIVLGTEPFTEGRHYWEVEVGAKTAWGLGVAAASVNRKEEISLCPEDGFWTLVLSNGSEYEACTTAEDCPLNLSRHPDCIGIYLDYDRGLVAFYDAGDMSHLFTFSDAHFTEPVYPYFNPWPIINGRNWEPLTIRTPLF; encoded by the exons ATGGATACGGACTTGGAGGGCGCTGCGCTAGAGGAGCTCCACAAAGAGCTTACCTGTCCCGTATGCCTGGACTTGTTCCGCGAGCCGGTTATCCTAGAGTGCGGTCATCACTTTTGTCGTGCTTGTATAGGCAGGTGCTGGGAGGCAAAGTCTGAAGACGAATCGACTTGCCCCCAGTGTCGCAAGACATGCACCAAAACACTGAGACCGAACTCACTTCTTTGTAACGTCGTGGACAGTGTGCGCCGCGCAAGAGCAATGGACGACGCGCGGCCGAAAGACCCTCAGCCCGTACGGAGGAGTCCATCACCTGAGGCGTCCTCTGCCAGTTGCAGCTGTGAGGACTCCGAAACTAAAAGTGATCCGGACATGTGTGTTGAACACGAGGAGAAACTAAAGCTCTACTGTGAAGATGACCAGGTGGCAATCTGTCTTGTTTGCGGAATGTCCCGGGACCACAAGACTCATAACGTAATTCCCATCAACGAGGCTTTTGAAAATTACAAG GAAAAACTGTGTCTTGCGCTTGAACGAGTCGGGGAACAGAGGAAGGACGCAGCTGCCTATCAATTCCAGACAAATGACCGCATCTTGCTCCTCAAG GAACGAGCTGGGGAACTCGATCACCAGATCAGCACTGAGTACCAGGAACTTCGTGACTTCCTGTCACGACAGGAAGAGGAAATGAAAGCACGACTCAGACAAGCCAAAGAGCAGAAACTGGGGCAACTGAATGACTTGCTCACCCAAACCACTGAGCAAATGAGTGAACTGGAGCTTGCTGCCAAAACAATACACACCAAACTCAACGAGGAAGACAACCCCAAATTGCTTACA gGAGTTAAATGTTTCATTGAGAG tgcggagtgtgtgtttgacaagcctcagagtgtgtgtgtggagctgcaaGAGGGGGAATTTGTAGGTCCACTGCAGTACCGAGCCTGGAAGAAACTGAACTCAGTCTTGAAGCCAG CGGTACATACAGTGGTGTTGGACCCCTCCACCGCCTACCCCCGTCTCCACGTCTCTCCGTGTGGGCGGAGTGTGAGAGTGGGGGACATCCAGTCAGGTCTGCCCAACAACCCTGAGCGCTTCACCCTCTACAACATCGTGCTGGGCACGGAGCCCTTCACCGAGGGGCGCCACtactgggaggtggaggtgggggccaAGACAGCCTGGGGCCTGGGCGTGGCCGCAGCCTCGGTCAACCGCAAGGAGGAGATCAGCTTGTGCCCGGAGGACGGCTTCTGGACGCTGGTGCTGAGCAACGGCAGCGAGTACGAGGCGTGCACCACCGCCGAGGATTGCCCACTGAACCTCAGTCGCCACCCCGACTGCATTGGCATCTACCTGGACTACGACCGTGGCCTGGTGGCCTTCTATGATGCGGGAGATATGAGTCACCTGTTCACGTTCAGTGACGCGCATTTCACTGAGCCGGTCTACCCCTACTTCAACCCCTGGCCCATCATCAACGGACGCAACTGGGAACCTCTCACCATACGCACACCCCTGTTCTAG